The genomic DNA GCAGTTCGCCGCATCTGCCGCCGTCGCAGTTGCATCGTTACCCGTTTCCTGTGCTTGGACTGGTCCGACACCGATCGCGAGCACGCTGAACGCCACCAGCCCCGTGATGACGATCGCACGCAGGTTTTCGTTCTTGGTCATGTTGTCTACCGCTAATTGTATCTAATACAGGCTTTACTATTAAGTCTTTTCCAGTACACGGTTACTTGTTCTATACTTGGTTACTAGCTTATCATTTATGGCTACCAGTTTTCCGCGGACTGTTCCAGAACCGACACTACCGTACCGCCCGCAGTATCCGAGCCCGACTGTTCCAGCGCGTGGCTCGTAGATCGCTCCGCTTTTCGAAGCCGTATGGGGCTCGCTCTCGATGCCTCGCGTCCCGAGTCTCGAACTCACACCACTGTTCCGCGCGTTCAACGCCCCCGAGCCGCTGGAACCGATGGGGAGCGTGACTGCCACTTTCGGCCGCTTGGCCGGCGACGAGGTCGATCGCTATACCGCTGTCGCCGACGAGGGCGGTGAAATATGCGCCAGAGCCGCTGCCGAAGGGCTCTGAACGTCCCGACCGTTCCGAGCACTACTGTTAAATATATAAAAACACCATCATATTGTATGGGCTATACGATGCACGAACCGGTGGGCGGTGAGTTCGACCAGGTGGTCCAGCGGACTTCCGAGGCGCTCGACTCGATGGCAACGGCTGTCCGCGACCGATTCGGCCGGCTGCTATCGACTGTCGGCAACGAGTCCCGATAACCGTTCACAATGTCAACCGACCACACTTCCGACGGCCTGCTCCGCGCCGTCTTGCTCGTCCTCGCGGTCATCGTCCTGTTGCCGGTGTTGATGATGGTGTTCGCGATGCCGATGATGGGGATGATGGGCTGGTGGTGGGACGGCGGGATGGCCGGCGGCCTCTCGCCCCTGTGGGGCATCGGGATGATGCTCGTCTGGGTGCTCGTCCTGGGTGGTATCGGATACCTCCTGTATCGCGGCTTCGCCGGCCGCACAGGCCCGTCGACGACCACTGACCCCGCCCTCGAAGAGCTCCGGATAGCGTACGCTCGCGGCGAGCTCTCCGACGAGGAGTTCGAGGAGCGCCGCGCGAAACTCAGTCGCCGGGAGTCGAACTAGTCCACGAGCATGCCTCTACGTGTACCGCGCCCGGAATTTTCCGGCGACGTTCTGCCTCGGCCGACGGTCACGGCAAGTCGCCCTGGGAACAACCGACAGCTGGTCACTGGGGCCACCGGCGTTCGTCGGACTGCAGGAGGCCCGACAGTTGCCGACGGCGGTCGTCCACCGCCGGCAGCGCGTCACGGAACTCCTCGACACCGACTGTCGGGACGCCCCCGTCACGGACGGCGGAAATCGCTGGCATCGGAGGCGGTTCGTCGGCCGGTTCGACGAACGTCGTGTCGACCGTGTCGAGATACGAACCGACGCTCGTGCGGGCCTGTCTGATAGCGAGTTCGTTCGGGCGGTGCTGTTCCGGAACACCGAACCGGAGGAGTGTCAGCGTCTCGTCGAAGACCGTGATGGCCGTCGCCGGGGCTCGCTCGGTGTCAGGCGCGTAGAAATAGTGAAGTATCGGATACGCTTTGTGGTTCGACGTGAGCGTGTTTATCTGGGTCGCAATCGTGTTCAGCGGGAGTTCGAGGCCGTGAAACTCTTCCCCGTCCCAACTCGTCACCAGTATCTCGGCACTACGGGGACCGAGCCCCGAGATACTACTCGCGAGTGACCGCTTCTGCGTGACGGCGTCGAGTACGGAGAGCACGTAGGTGACGCTCAGGGTCACGAAAAGCATCCCACTCGCAGTGGTGAGCGCCGTGACGACCTGCCACACTCCGTCCCGCGGCGTGAAATCGCCGTTGCCCATCGTGAACACCGAATAGCCGACGAAGTAGAGCCGTTCGGTCCACGAGATGGGGCCCGCGTTTCGCGTATCGACGAGCGCGTTCTCCGCGGCGGCGAAGACGAACGTCCAGCCGGCCCACAGCAACGTTATCCAGACGACGAGACTGCCGACGAGAATCACTGGCCCGGCGACCGATAACCACCGTGGACGGTTGCCGGCGACGCCCCGAAACGCGTTCCACGTCCAGCCCATCAGTCGACTCGTCATCGGCCCAGCCCCGCCCTCGACCCAGACTGTCGTCCAGAGCAGGTCGCCGACTGCGAGCAGGAGACACAGCGAGCCCAGACCCAGATAGACGTAGTTCACTGTCCGCTCTCGTCGCTCTCAGTCGTCACCGGACCGTCCGGCGGTACGCTCACTTTCTCGTACTATCGAGTATCTCGACCGCCCGGGAACGCATGTCGGGGTCGAGAACGTCTCTGTCGACGAGGAACTGGAGCGTATCGTCACACCGAGGCGTCCCCATCGCTTCGAGCGCTTCGTTTCGAAACTGTCTCTCTATGTCGTGATTCCGGACGAGCGCGGCCAGTTCGTCACATTCGTTGGCTGTTTTGAGCGCGTGAATCGCCTCTATGCGGTCCGCCTCGCTGGCAGTCGAATCGGTCGCACGGTCGACGTATTCGGTTGGGGTTCGTGAGCTCATGGTTTCGGTGGGGGTCGCGTGGATGGATGAGAACGGCCTGTTCGACATCGTGGGCTCCGCTGACCTCGAGGGACCGACAGTGTCTCACCCGGGGCAGGCCGAGCGGATGGCGTTCGGTACGTCGTCACACGGCGCGGCGACGCGCGCACTCTCGCCCGCCAGATGCGCGAAGACGTCGTCCAGCGTGAGGATACCGACGAGTTCGCCTTTCTCGCCGACCGGCGCACGTTCGTCGACGACGACTACGCTCCCGACGGCCCGATCGAACATCGTCTCGGCGCTCTCCCGGACGGGAGCGTCTCGGCCGACACTGGCAACGCCCTCCCGGACGAGCTGTTCCACCCGCATCCGGAGGTCGGACCGATTCGATCCCGTGACGAAGCGTTCGCGCGGGAGCCTCAAAAAGTGTAGCTACAGATAAATATCTGCTCCTGTTCTCGCGACGTGGGTCAGCTCCCGGCCACCGAGTTGTGGCGGTGACTAGACGGCGACCAACGTGTACGACCTCTGCATAAAGTCGCTTTTGTCGCAGGCGCCAACTTCTCTCCGGGATGAACACTGACACAGAGACAGTCGAAAGCTACGTGATGGACGTGGGCTGTATCAGGAAGACCGCGCGGGACGAACTGCTAGAACAGGCCCGAGTCCACACCCGAGACTGTGCGCCGCGGGCGCCCTCTACTGTCTGTGCAATCGCACACGAACAGCGGCGTTGAACTAACGCAGTCCTCGCATCAAATTACGATACCGGCCGAACATTGATATACAGTATTCCACAAGGCTAACCTGATTAGTCAATGGGTGTGAAACGACAGTTGGGTGGGGGCACGCTAGCAAAATTACTGCTGGTCGTCTGTGTTCTGGGGCTCGTCGGTATCGCTGCAGAACCCGTTGCGGCGTCGAATCACGGCTGCTTCGCCGTCTTCACCGAAGACGGGGACGGTGACGATGCGTCTACG from Halomicroarcula saliterrae includes the following:
- a CDS encoding SHOCT domain-containing protein; translation: MSTDHTSDGLLRAVLLVLAVIVLLPVLMMVFAMPMMGMMGWWWDGGMAGGLSPLWGIGMMLVWVLVLGGIGYLLYRGFAGRTGPSTTTDPALEELRIAYARGELSDEEFEERRAKLSRRESN
- a CDS encoding CBS domain-containing protein codes for the protein MRLPRERFVTGSNRSDLRMRVEQLVREGVASVGRDAPVRESAETMFDRAVGSVVVVDERAPVGEKGELVGILTLDDVFAHLAGESARVAAPCDDVPNAIRSACPG
- a CDS encoding potassium channel family protein yields the protein MNYVYLGLGSLCLLLAVGDLLWTTVWVEGGAGPMTSRLMGWTWNAFRGVAGNRPRWLSVAGPVILVGSLVVWITLLWAGWTFVFAAAENALVDTRNAGPISWTERLYFVGYSVFTMGNGDFTPRDGVWQVVTALTTASGMLFVTLSVTYVLSVLDAVTQKRSLASSISGLGPRSAEILVTSWDGEEFHGLELPLNTIATQINTLTSNHKAYPILHYFYAPDTERAPATAITVFDETLTLLRFGVPEQHRPNELAIRQARTSVGSYLDTVDTTFVEPADEPPPMPAISAVRDGGVPTVGVEEFRDALPAVDDRRRQLSGLLQSDERRWPQ